The genomic interval CCAAaagaagcctcagttcagttcagttcagtcgctcagtcgtgtccgactccctgcaaccccatgaatcgcagcacgccaggcctccctgtccatcaccaactcccagagttcacccagactcacgtccatcgagtcagtgatgccatccagccatctcatcctctgtcgtccccttctcctcctgcccccaatccctcccagcatcagtcttttccagtgagtcaactcttcgcatgaggtggccaaagtactggagcttcagctttagcatcattctttccaaagaaatcccagggctgatctccttcagaatggactggttggatctccttgcagtccaagggactcgcaagagtcttctccaacaccacagttcaaaagcatcaattcttcggctctcagccttcttcacagtccaactctcacatccatacatgaccacaggaaaaaccatagccttgactagatggacctttgttggcaaagtaatgtctctgcttttgaatatgctatctaggttgtcataactttccttctggtcaaagaaagtgaaaatcataAATGGTGGACAGCCATCATCACCCCAGGAATATTGGTCCAGGTGTGAATTAGTTTGGCTAAAGTGGGTGATCACCTACTCACATACCTCCTCaaaaacaaataagaacaaaaaatctTTACAGCACACAGAGCTTCTCAGCAAGCAAGAAAATTaaactaaagttttaaaatactactAAACCACATCTAAAAGTTTAGATACTATAAGAGAGAAGTTAATGAGGCAGAAAAATATTCCCCAGTATACAAGCCCCTGGAGGATTTCTAAGAAAGAGATCAGAGGCATACAAAATGCTAGGTGGGGATGGTAAGTGCTGGTTCAGGTTTCACTACAGGAAAGGACAGTTGGAGAGTTCCAACATTTTCTAGTGGCAATACAAAACTAAGTTGGTCTAGTCTTCTATGCGATAAGTGCCATGCTCAATGATCCACtctgtttttcatctttcttgagacacaaaaaactcaaataaaagagaaaatatccaAATATAGAAGTTtaacaagactggaaaaaaacCTCAACCATGTTATGTTCTAGTGGCCTTGCAATCAAATAATCATAGTCATTTGGTCAACGTCTACGATTAACTCCATGAGAGAAGAGATTTGGTTATAGGGCCAggtacaaaaaaatattttcttggaggATCGTTCTCTCTTATGTAACAGTGTTGGGTGAGCAAGTGTATAGAATCATAGCTTTCAGGGCTTTCCGAAACAGTCTGCATCTGTCCTGTGCTGATGATTATATCGGACTGGGATGGATCATCCAGCCATCGATGATAACACAATCATAATGCTCTGCTcacttttctcaaaaaaaaaaaaaaagacaacacttCCAAAGTCAGCGTAGTCACCCCAAATCTAAAAAGCCTCAGAGGCAAAGAAGCTGAAATGCTGAGTATCATAAAATGATTAATGCAAAAACTCCTCCCCACCAAAGATACCCAGGTGTATAAAAGGCACACAAAGGAATACTTCAGACCTAAAACCTCATTGTCAACCTCTGAATCTTGTGGATTTTTCACCTCCATGGgcgaggggaaaaaaatgatcacCAAGCCTGATGGGATTCGAAAGTATGTGTGGCTGGCATGCCTCATGGGTCTGTTTATCACTGGCATCCTCTCTCTGGACTGTAACTCGCTGAATGTTCGCCTGAGGAGAGTCACCTGGCAGAATCTGCAACTTCTGAGCACAATGAGCAATTCATTTCCTATAGAGTGTCTACAAGAAAGAAAAGCTTTCGAGTTGCCCCAAGAGATCCTCTCATACACCCAGCCTCTGAAGAAGAACATCAAGGAGGCCTTCTATGAAATGTCCAAACAGGCCTTCCACATCTTCACTCAAGACACCTTCCAATCCACTTGGGAAGAGAAACACCTGAGACAAGTCCAGATCGGACTTGATCACCAGCTGCAGTACCTGGAGCAATGcttggaagaagaggaggaggaaaatgaagaCACAAGAGAGAGGGAAGAGCTTCTCTCAGCCGGAGAGGAGACCCTCAGGAAACCCTCAGGAGCTCCGGTCCTCCAGCTGGGCAATCTAGATCTGAGGAGATATTTCAACAGGATAGACAGGTTCCTCAAAGATAAGAAACACAGTCACTGCGCCTGGGAGATTGTCCGAGTGGAAATCAGAAGATGCTTCTACTTCTTTCAGAAACTCACAGCATTACTCAGGAGGAGATAAGGTATTAATGTATTCTAAGaattaaaattctgtttctccCAAAATCTTGTTTTCCTTCTCATCCTCCTCCATCTTCTTTTTAAGGCTTGTGCCATGCCATGGCTCCCCTCGACCGGATTATTGGTGGTTTGGGTAACGGTCATTTTTTTCTGATGCCTTGCAGCATCGGCCACATTCACCTCTCTAAACAAGGTGATGCCTACCACCCCCTGGGTGATCAAGAGTCTTGTTAGGAAATCCTGAAGACAGTTTTAGAGGAAGACTTGCCCTCCCATCCTCTATTCtctgttcctctttcctttttctcttttgtacttgctttgttgcttttgaactcCCTCAAACCAATGGCCAGAGGACACGGCTCAGAGAATACTGCAAAATCTAACACCTCAATGGCTTAACTCTCTTGCTGCCAAGATTGTTTATTCTAGGAAAGTTCAGCACATTACAAGAGCCTGTACAAGATCCCATAGAGTTAAAACCTTTCCTGTCTCcctactctaaaaaaaaaaaaatagaaattttggaCCCATTTGCTTCTCAGCCTGGTTTGGTTAAAATGATAGAAACTTTGCGGGTTGGTATTTTATTACTGCAAGACAGTGAAGATCTGTAATGATATTAGATGGTTGAATGAGATGACCATTAAAGTCTCATTCAACTTTTAAGAGCTTATGATTCTAATACAAACAGCATTGGTCATTCCCAATACATATCATGCGATTTTGACACTTAAAAGCATGAAAAATGCTATAGAGAAGTTTaatatctgtctttttttttattttgtacctGAAATGAAATATCTATGCTTAGACTACGGAAGAATTTCACACTGGAGTCTTCCCAACTAGAAGGCCACTTTCTGCTTGTTAAATAAACTAATCTTCTTACTAATACATGACACTTTAATATACTTTAtctttttgaaagttattttgtACCTAGATTACCCAGattatttacttaaattttcttGTGTGGTCCTTCATTTGTATTAATTCACCTTCTAGTTGAATTTTCTctacctttctctctcccttctaccCCATTTCAGAATCATCTACCTTCAGGCAAGAATTAACAGAGAGATTGTGGCTACCCAAATGCATCACAGAGAGTATCCAGTTCAACTCTTGGAAGGCCTTTACTTGCTATTTGTTTTCAAAGCATGCTGCTAAAAGGTTTAgactcaagattcatccatagtTAAATAGTTGGATAGTTAAACTCCAACATAGTTGTACTGagaaagtattaaaataaaactcagttCAAAAGttagaagaaatgtttaaaagaacAAGAACTAGTTGTGGATCACAGTGTACTGGTTACCAGTAGAAGGATCAGACAATAAAACAAGTTCATATCATCCATTTAGTAACAGTAACTCATCAGTAAGtgttgtaaatttttaaaaagcattacaaGCTATAAAGGAATTGGGACATGCAAGCTACAAGGCAGAAAGTATACATTTGATATTTTCcatgaatttctctaataatgccTTTGCATGATCGCCTTAATGATTCTCCTGGGACCATGTCAGTTACTTTAGCAATTGATGGTTGCAGTCTTGCCAAATGTTTGCAATaatgcagaaggaaagaaaatcagcaCTTCTAGTCAATAGAGCTTGTCTGATTGTACCAGCAGGGGCGGAAGTCACAACGGGATGCTTTTATTCAGAGCACCACTAGTCAGAAAAAGGAGAATATTCTCACTGAAAAATAGGTAAGGACACAAACTGGTAACATCACAAGAAATACTAACAGACaatatgaaaaatgtttattctcatTTGtgattagagaaatgtaaaagaaGGTAATAAGATACTCCCCTCTCATCAGTCTggtagagattaaaaaaaaaaaaagagtggtaaTGTAGAGTATCAGTGGAGTGCAgggtacaaaagaaaaaaatcctatgtATTGATGGGGAAATGGTAACTGGCACAAGTTTCCTACAGGACAATATAGCTATCTTAAATGTCataaaaaaaagtacattaacCCCTTAGACCTAGTTATCCTATCTCCAGAAATTTATTCCATGTAAGCAATTGGATAAGATTGTTCAATGTAGCCTTATTTATAATATCCCTCCtccttctgttttaattttcacctctgtattttttattttttcttcaatgcTGGGGAGGGTCTTCTTCTAATCCTAAAATTAAAGAAGTCGTACAAGCTTATCTTTCCCTATAATTACCCTATTTTCCTTACTGGAGTAGACTGGGACAGACATTGCCCTTTCACTTTGTTAAGGATG from Bos mutus isolate GX-2022 chromosome 8, NWIPB_WYAK_1.1, whole genome shotgun sequence carries:
- the IFNK gene encoding interferon kappa → MQKLLPTKDTQVYKRHTKEYFRPKTSLSTSESCGFFTSMGEGKKMITKPDGIRKYVWLACLMGLFITGILSLDCNSLNVRLRRVTWQNLQLLSTMSNSFPIECLQERKAFELPQEILSYTQPLKKNIKEAFYEMSKQAFHIFTQDTFQSTWEEKHLRQVQIGLDHQLQYLEQCLEEEEEENEDTREREELLSAGEETLRKPSGAPVLQLGNLDLRRYFNRIDRFLKDKKHSHCAWEIVRVEIRRCFYFFQKLTALLRRR